Proteins co-encoded in one Jeotgalibacillus malaysiensis genomic window:
- a CDS encoding membrane protein → MAEIKNCPKCNAIFNYNGLRDVCPKCFKEEEELFETVYRFLRQRENRAASIERITEVTGASESLLHKWVRKRRLHPAQFPGLGYPCDNCGTLIIQGKICRSCTDKIKTDLKQHESNMEFREAVTNNNKKTYLSNRNK, encoded by the coding sequence ATGGCGGAGATTAAAAACTGTCCAAAGTGCAATGCCATTTTTAATTATAACGGGCTGCGTGATGTGTGCCCGAAGTGTTTTAAAGAAGAGGAAGAATTATTTGAAACAGTGTATCGTTTTCTACGCCAGCGTGAGAACAGAGCTGCTTCAATTGAACGAATTACTGAGGTGACAGGTGCTTCAGAAAGCCTGTTGCACAAATGGGTCCGCAAGCGCAGGCTCCACCCGGCGCAGTTTCCGGGGCTTGGCTATCCATGTGATAATTGCGGGACGTTGATTATTCAGGGGAAGATTTGCAGAAGCTGTACGGATAAAATTAAGACGGACCTGAAGCAACATGAATCCAATATGGAATTTCGGGAAGCTGTGACAAATAACAACAAGAAGACTTATTTATCAAACCGCAATAAATAA